A window from Plasmodium gaboni strain SY75 chromosome 9, whole genome shotgun sequence encodes these proteins:
- a CDS encoding putative membrane protein (conserved Plasmodium membrane protein, unknown function), with protein MNRYFFLLFLITFICYKNVECVRKKELHEKYKTLSFVNSYNNNKIYNGYSRKAEKKKIIRSNKFKVHFYNKQNILYEIKKKIISFEYEQLKIALKGIIGLFNIFGFMLLLNHYNFINETHAKSLIEITDKINSKIFLFNTINDVIRKTPEQIHTFSKVSLFALGHFSFQLIISNISSYVFSLFRSQEINNEQSQYKLKNINEDYKEEEKKEKQNLYSNYNLKDILKRKMLKSMCILNHTGFIPMYMFNYILKKFNLIDNNMTIFINLYHLLYSIMSKIYIHFFINNKENIILSFNKIKYIDLIKNVFFNTYSFFIYISLFLKYFKNLYTIYETYYKPILTTFHSILIPSILIILSNILYQTYKVNAHLSFKDLFYVLKNKYLIYPSAMYAFFCVNKRYNLVNINKRLQLFFLIQSLTPPNYNIHFLNNKISNITDISKILNISYSVYFIPLFFYSLIWLKYMKNLDK; from the exons ATGAAtagatatttttttttacttttcCTTATTACATTCAtttgttataaaaatgtagaatgtgtaagaaaaaaagaattgcacgaaaaatataaaaccCTTAGTTTTGTCAAtagttataataataataagatatataatGGTTATTCAAGAAAAgcagaaaaaaaaaaaataattcgTAGTAATAAGTTTAAGgttcatttttataataagcaaaatatattatatgaaataaaaaagaaaataatatcttTTGAATATGAACAATTAAAAATTGCTTTAAAAGGTATTATTGgtttatttaatatatttggATTTATGcttttattaaatcattataattttataaatgaGACACATGCAAAATCATTAATAGAAATAACAGATAAGATTAATAgcaaaatatttttatttaatacaATAAATGATGTTATAAGAAAAACACCAGAACAAATACATACATTTTCAAAGGTTTCTTTATTTGCTCTAGGtcatttttcttttcaattaataatatctaATATAAGTTCTTatgttttttctttgtttAGATCACAAGAAATTAACAATGAGCAGAGtcaatataaattaaaaaatataaatgaagattataaagaagaagaaaaaaaagaaaaacaaaatttatattcaaattataatttaaaggatatattaaaaagaaaaatgttGAAAAGCATGTGTATATTAAATCATACAGGTTTTATACCTATGTATATGTtcaattatattttaaaaaaatttaatttaatagataataatatgaccatatttataaatttatatcatttattatatagtATTATGTCCaagatatatattcatttttttattaataataaagaaaatattattttatcatttaataaaataaaatatatagatttaattaaaaatgtattttttaacacatattctttttttatatatatatctttatttttaaaatattttaaaaatctatatacaatatatgAAACATATTACAAGCCTATATTAACAACATTTCATAGTATATTAATACCTTCtatattgataatattatctaatatattatatcagACATATAAAGTAAATGCACATCTTTCATTTAAGgatttattttatgtgctcaagaataaatatttaatatacCCTTCAGCCATGTATGCTTTTTTCTGTGTAAATAAGCGCTACAACTTAGTAAAC ataAATAAGCGTTTGCAACTCTTCTTCCTCATACAATCGCTAACACCCCCAAATTATAACATACACTTTTTAAAt aataAGATATCTAACATAACAGATATATCTAAGATtcttaatatatcatactcagtttattttatccccttatttttttattcctTAATATGGTTGAAGTATATGAAGAATTTGgacaaataa
- a CDS encoding peptide deformylase, with translation MLTYYLLLLFNIIICCNVTNICGYIHNVRSHEAYIKNYQIKNYNGNIKRRKRSPLYLLKNEKADVKIVKYPDPILRRRSEEVTNFDDNLKSIVRKMFDIMYESKGIGLSAPQVNISKRIIVWNALYEKRKEENERIFINPSIVEQSLVKVKLIEGCLSFPGIEGKVERPSIVSISYYDVNGCKHLKILKGIHARIFQHEFDHLNGVLFIDKLTQMEKKKVRAKLNELIRDYKNTHSEEPAL, from the exons atgttgACGTACTATTTACTTTtactttttaatataataatatgttgTAATGTTACAAATATTTGTGGATATATACACAATGTTAGATCACATGAAgcatatataaaaaattaccaaataaaaaattataatggTAATATAAAACGAAGAAAGAGAAGCcctttatatttattaaaaaatgaaaaggCCGACGTAAAAATTGTTAAGTACCCGGACCCTATATTAAGACGACGAAGCGAAGAAGTAACAAATTTTGATGACAATCTGAAG AGTATTGTCAGAAAAATGTTTGATATTATGTATGAGAGTAAAGGAATCGGTTTATCTGCACCACAAGTTAATATAAGCAAACGAATTATTGTATGGAATGcattatatgaaaaaagaaaagaagaaaacgaacgaatatttattaatcCATCTATAGTAGAACAAAGTCTAGTCAAAGTAAAATTAATAGAAGGATGCTTATCATTTCCAGGAATAGAAGGAAAAGTTGAAAGACCTAGTATAGTATCTATATCATATTATGATGTAAATGGATGTaaacatttaaaaattttgaaaGGAATACATGCTAGAATATTTCAACATGAATTTGATCATCTTAATGGTGTCTTATTTATTGATAAATTAACAcaaatggaaaaaaaaaaagtaagAGCAAAACTTAACGAGCTAATTAGGGATTATAAGAATACTCATTCGGAAGAGCCAGCCCTATAA
- a CDS encoding putative P1 nuclease, with protein sequence MLGKKTFWRLKGGMSLVSFFCFFSFFLFFLLFNNNIILYVDCFNNEGHEAIGMVAMSGLKNDQLYELKKLLNGKDLVDIGKWGHIVHDKINGAKSMHFNLQQNDCKNINFECKNANGLCLINSIKYFYNKLLSTTPDTKKNIINNNLDKKEQLKKFKFIYPRNINFTDSDSLKYLISLISDLHQPLRIGFTHDNGGQNINITHFNVDGTKVKTNLFEYMENEIINKMINKYQSSWYSGWTHINRIFDEHKKDEELFEKYGIDVIDIWAKQIISEFCSEFYLNNYVTQFMMSKGDQLHFDTSNNIDIFYDLEFILERLIRFNMLRAGSRISIILNYIFSKKKFSNFRKKSVFDKDFQESQRYHIASAYKNNAIFINLTIIFVILLLLFYFNFIMKRRNKMHLPDKIEHIELQAKCN encoded by the exons ATGCTTGGCAAAAAAACATTTTGGAGACTAAAAGGTGGTATGTCTTTGgtatcttttttttgttttttttcattttttttgtttttcttgctttttaataataatataatattatatgttgATTGTTTTAACAATGAAGGACATGAGGCGATAGGTATGGTTGCCATGTCGGGTTTAAAGAATGATCAATTATATGAACTgaagaaattattaaatggTAAGGATTTAGTTGATATAGGCAAATGGGGACATATAGTAcatgataaaataaatggTGCTAAGAGTATGCATTTTAATTTACAACAAAATGATTGtaagaatataaattttgAATGTAAAAATGCTAATGGTTTATGTTTAATAAATTccataaaatatttttataataaattattatccACAACACCTgatacaaaaaaaaatattataaataataatcttGATAAAAAGGAgcaattaaaaaaattcaaatttatatatccaagaaatattaattttacGGATTCAGAttcattaaaatatttaatatcCTTAATAAGTGATTTACATCAACCATTAAGAATAGGATTTACACATGACAATGGAGgtcaaaatataaacattaCTCATTTTAATGTAGATGGAACTAAAGTTAAAACAAATCTATTTGAATATATGGAGaatgaaattataaataaaatgataaataaatatcaaTCTTCATGGTATAGTGGATGGACTCATATAAATCGAATATTTGATGAAcataaaaaagatgaagaattatttgaaaaatatggaaTAGATGTTATAGATATTTGGGCTAAACAAATTATAAGTGAATTCTGTTCAGAATTTTATcttaataattatgtaaCTCAATTTATGATGAGTAAAGGTGATCAATTACATTTTGATACctcaaataatatagatatattttatgacCTAGAGTTTATATTAGAAAGACTAATAAGATTTAATATGTTACGAGCAGGTTCTAGGATAtctattatattaaattatattttttcaaaaaaaaaattttcaaaTTTCAGAAAAAAATCCGTCTTTGATAAGg atTTTCAAGAATCACAAAGATACCATATTGCTTCCGCTTATAAAAACAACgctatttttataaacctcacaataatatttgtcatattg TTGCTactattttatttcaattttatcatgaaaagaagaaataaaatgCACCTTCCTGATAAAATAGAACATATAGAATTACAAGCAAAATGTAActaa
- a CDS encoding putative apicoplast ribosomal protein L35 precursor, translating to MKCLLFKLFMFIFIPSYTYAIKYKMNKIKCINKIGEMNIYANIKFNMKKKEKDNINKKMNIYNNMIRKKNSLHNNIIPQQLVLFPNNNFLKEIKYFYINHTYNNIIKKKKKENHKSDFILHVRGCTNIKPKTNKSIAKRFKLTKNGKLIRKKPGRNHMLRKKTSSNKASLRKTTTIDSGRIEKKYKSVIFK from the coding sequence atgaagTGTCTCTTGTTTAAGTTGTTcatgtttatttttattccAAGCTATACATATGctataaaatataaaatgaataaaataaaatgtattaataaGATAGGGgaaatgaatatatatgcaaacataaaatttaatatgaaaaaaaaagaaaaagataatataaataaaaaaatgaacatatataataatatgataagaaaaaaaaatagtttacacaataatattattccTCAACAGTTGGTTTTATTTCCAAATAACAATTTTTTGaaggaaataaaatatttctatataaatcatacttacaataatatcataaaaaaaaaaaaaaaagaaaaccACAAAAGtgattttatattacatgTTCGTGGGTGTACAAACATAAAACCCAAAACCAATAAATCAATTGCCAAAAGATTTaaattaacaaaaaatgGTAAActtataagaaaaaaacCAGGAAGAAATCATATgttaagaaaaaaaacatcTTCAAATAAAGCTTCGCTGAGAAAAACTACAACTATAGATTCTGGACgtattgaaaaaaaatataaaagtgttatttttaagtga
- a CDS encoding hypothetical protein (conserved Plasmodium protein, unknown function), with the protein MSAKNYSRRAVSKLLNCLSEEIEKQQPKNVIHFMVDFLCKNYGSHLRGFAHVWDVDIELEKEKKLVIEFFKSQKLTTEIAKHFINVGFDSMESLLYLNVHILDDIEKFNKVNWLPGHKIRLQQMFSNIDENVKKFYMEYEEGAKNNLEYNCIRQQANYTLPPYEHF; encoded by the exons ATGTCAGCAAAAAATTATTCTCGCAGAGCAGTTTCAAAGCTTCTGAATTGTTTATCAGAG GAAATTGAAAAGCAGCAACCAAAAAATGTCATTCATTTTATGGTAGATTTTTTGTGCAAAAATTATGGGTCGCATTTAAGAGGTTTTGCTCATGTTTGGGATGTTG ATATTGAATTggaaaaggaaaaaaaattagtCATTGAATTTTTTAAGAGTCAAAAATTAACCACCGAAATTGCTAAACATTTTATCAACGTTGGATTTGATAGT ATGGAATCCTTACTATATTTAAATGTTCACATTTTAGATGACATtgaaaaatttaataagGTGAATTGGCTACCTGGGCATAAAATAAGATTACAG CAAATGTTTTCAAATATCGATGAAAACGTTAAAAAGTTTTATATGGAATATGAAGAGGGAGCAAAGAATAATTTGGAATATAATTGTATAAGG CAACAAGCCAATTACACACTTCCACCATATGAACACTTTTGA
- a CDS encoding putative subunit of proteaseome activator complex, whose translation MEAYINKIDKIEPIDQKIKEEYNKFKYDITKQAIESLRERIPKRIIFFNNLVNVNSEPGSILNVNDLDGISYKYKINKIEENVRKKHKGNNSSDFDEREKKKDSLDGNIKHFSNNEDSKLIIDDKVLYTHYVPSHKQIYLELEKIKTYASELIEIIGNIKLWIQLNVPRIEDGNNFGVGIQEEAIQELARVEESAFNLYDAIVKYYMERAKISTKVLKYPNVSDYQEAVRELDEKEWIHIKITIVDMRNNYIMLYDLLYKNWEKVVKPKNEDAHHRMTF comes from the coding sequence ATGGAAGcttatataaacaaaattgATAAAATTGAACCAATCgatcaaaaaataaaagaagaatataaCAAATTCAAATATGACATAACAAAACAAGCTATTGAATCATTAAGAGAAAGAATACCCAAAcgaataatattttttaataatttagTCAATGTAAATTCAGAACCTGGTAGTATATTAAATGTTAATGACTTAGATGgtatttcatataaatataaaataaataaaattgaaGAGAATGTAAGAAAAAAGCATAAGGGTAATAATTCTAGTGATTTTGATGAAagagagaaaaaaaaagattcTTTAGATggtaatataaaacatttcTCAAATAATGAAGATAGTAAATTAATTATTGATGATAAAGTTTTATATACACATTATGTTCCATCAcataaacaaatatatttagaactggagaaaataaaaacatatgCTTCTGAACTTATAGAAATTATAggaaatattaaattatgGATACAATTAAATGTACCAAGAATAGAAGATGGTAATAATTTTGGTGTTGGTATACAAGAAGAAGCTATACAAGAATTAGCAAGGGTTGAAGAAAGTGcatttaatttatatgatgCTATAgttaaatattatatggaAAGAGCAAAAATATCTACTAAAGTATTGAAATATCCAAATGTTTCAGATTATCAAGAAGCTGTTAGAGAATTAGATGAAAAGGAATGGATACATATCAAAATTACTATTGTGGATATGagaaataattatattatgttatatGACCTTCTCTATAAAAATTGGGAAAAGGTGGTTAAACCAAAAAATGAAGACGCACATCACAGAATGACATTTTGA
- a CDS encoding putative translation initiation factor SUI1, giving the protein MFKNKVTLVNKNLLGSKDRKKLAITLKSTFYIEKEEDIDEILDKEDTTFCKVQKTKIVIYFSKNIPVLFSINNVIYPTVYTLWKFPKMIPCFVIYPPASEFLLRGADLMIPGICKEIDNTDKMKEGCIWGVRVFNNPYLFAVGDCAIEYNNNKMFYDLKGKCLKLVHIFNDEIWKLGPQNVPHNSFKIKLIDSVEEVVDDFYSFRIYKEDKGKKTNTNVKAKQNKEKEQNKKNNNEFGWGSDNDNNNNNNDEKTLNNSEGKCNDKNETSTNKDESNKGNNKSVSNVRYLENFYKHFNVILDINNNKNKKVTSSSLHSNNNTEKVENKINNAQGDQEINKTNILSDKQINEKKECQTDINGIETNLNSNECNEILEQDDIINYKHDNNNLNYEKNILPINEHNEEIKEDNIKENEINDNNINDNKKNFELNTQQQDLLLSYLLLESLYTIPDENLPMEVSGIYSKMTKECVYIHLNKKFLEELNNMNNISIDIIDQIKKNIIHLDMDVKKSSYKKLMKFIQHYSKMKLLKIKENRNIISIVNIERQHALYKSYEPINVELKKKYDIENEQTNLNINENKNKINKTPINNSTNKGAQVLEFYMPSNKTLNIIQSIENKVDKSAYFNINQLKDILKSYIKLNKLQCKENNNNSNNNNNINNLKGYVILNEELKNIMNVQESSNMVPYETILNQFISLQQPCYAIIKPNANFDIDPIKITKGVCPSIHIYSVARMKGKKYVTHITNLYLFHLDLNKFSEHLQKQLACSCSIVISPSTKKEEVLVQGNVVNQIYNILINNYNLPRKYIVLNTKG; this is encoded by the exons atgtttaaaaataaagtaaCCTTAGTAAATAAAAATCTTCTTGGAAGCAAAGATAGAAAAAA ACTAGCCATAACACTAAAATCAACATTTTATATcgaaaaagaagaagataTCGATGAAATTTTAGATAAAGAAGATACTACCTTTTGTAAAGTACAAAAAACAAAgattgtaatatatttttcgAAAAATATTCCCGTATTATTCAGCATTAACAACGTTATTTATCCTACTGTTTATACGTTATGGAAATTTCCGAAAATGATTCCTTGTTTTGTTATATATCCCCCTGCGTCTGAGTTTTTATTGAGGGGTGCTGATTTAATGATCCCAGGTATATGCAAAGAAATTGATAACACTGATAAGATGAAAGAAGGATGTATATGGGGAGTTCGAGTATTTAATAACCCCTATTTATTTGCTGTTGGCGATTGTGCCATTGaatacaataataataaaatgttttatgATTTAAAAGGCAAGTGTTTAAAATTagtacatatatttaatgatGAGATATGGAAGTTGGGTCCACAAAATGTACCACATAATAgttttaaaattaaattaatagATTCTGTGGAAGAGGTTGTAGATGATTTTTATAGTTTTAGAATATATAAGGAAGACAAAGGAAAGAAGACAAATACAAATGTAAAAGCAAAACAAAACAAGgaaaaagaacaaaataaaaagaataataacGAGTTTGGATGGGGTAGTGATAatgacaataataataataataatgatgaaaaaacGTTGAACAATTCCGAAGGCAAATGTAATGATAAGAATGAAACGTCAACAAATAAGGATGAATCAAACAAAGGAAACAATAAAAGTGTATCAAATGTTAGGTATTTGGAAAATTTCTATAAACACTTTAATGTTATAttagatataaataataataaaaacaaaaaagtTACATCATCCTCATTAcatagtaataataatacgGAAAAAGTAgagaataaaataaataatgcTCAAGGTGATcaagaaataaataaaacaaatatattatcagataaacaaataaatgaaaaaaaagagtGTCAAACGGATATAAATGGTATAGAAACAAATTTAAATTCAAATGAATGTAATGAAATATTAGAACAagatgatataataaattataagcatgataataataatttaaattatgaaaaaaatatattacctataaatgaacataatgaagaaataaaagaagataacataaaagaaaatgaaataaatgataataatataaatgataacaaaaaaaacTTTGAACTTAACACTCAACAACAAGATTTATTGctatcatatttattattagaaTCTTTATATACAATACCTGATGAAAATTTACCAATGGAAGTTTCTGGTATTTATAGTAAAATGACTAAAGAATGTGTGTATATACATTTGAATAAAAAGTTCCTagaagaattaaataatatgaataatatatctattgATATAATAGAccaaataaaaaaaaatattatccATCTTGATATGGATGTTAAAAAATCaagttataaaaaattaatgaaaTTTATACAGCATTATtcaaaaatgaaattattaaaaattaaagaaaacagaaatattatatctatTGTAAATATTGAGAGGCAACATGcattatataaatcttATGAACCTATAAATGttgaattaaaaaaaaagtatgatattgaaaatgaacaaacaaatttaaatataaatgaaaataaaaataaaataaataaaacacCTATTAATAATTCAACTAATAAAGGTGCTCAGGTATTAGAGTTCTATATGCCATCtaataaaacattaaatattatacaatCAATTGAAAATAAGGTTGATAAAAGTGcttattttaatataaatcaattgaaagatatattaaaaagttatataaaattaaacaaattacaatgtaaagaaaataataataatagtaataataataataatattaataatttgaagggatatgtaatattaaatgaggaattaaaaaatattatgaacGTACAGGAAAGTTCCAATATGGTACCATACGAAACAATACTCAACCAATTCATATCTTTACAACAACCATGTTATGCCATTATAAAACCTAATGCTAATTTTGATATTGACCCAATTAAAATTACCAAAGGAGTATGTCCTTctattcatatttattctGTTGCAAGAATGAAAGggaaaaaatatgttaCTCATATTACgaatttatatttatttcatttagATCTTAATAAATTTTCTGAACATTTACAAAAACAGCTAGCTTGTTCATGTTCAATAGTAATTTCCCCATCAACCAAAAAAGAAGAAGTTTTGGTACAAGGAAATGTAGTGaatcaaatatataatattttaattaataattataatcttccaagaaaatatatagtCTTAAATACCAAaggataa